Genomic DNA from Kiloniellales bacterium:
CGACCGGGCCGATCAGGCTGAGGACCGCGACGAAGGCGGCGAAGTCGGCCAGGCCCATGGTCGCCGGGCCCGAGATCGTGCCGCCCGGGCGCAGCAGGTCGCTCTTGTAGGGCAGGCGCACGACCGCCGTGCCGCGGCCGATGTCGTCGACCGTGATGCCCAAGGTCTTGGCGAAAGGCAGCTCCCGCTCGCAGAGCGCCTCGATCTCGTCCTTGGTGATCCTGGGCATGC
This window encodes:
- a CDS encoding PaaI family thioesterase, whose amino-acid sequence is MPRITKDEIEALCERELPFAKTLGITVDDIGRGTAVVRLPYKSDLLRPGGTISGPATMGLADFAAFVAVLSLIGPVEMAVTTSLTCNFLRRPGPADLLAYARILKLGKRLAYGDVEIFSEADAGEGPVAHVTATYSIPPQG